In Chloroflexota bacterium, the genomic window GCGTACTCCACCGCGGTGGGGGCCGGGCCGTTCCCGGTGGAGCTAAAAGACGAGGTCGGAGAGCAGCTGCGCGAGGTCGGCCAGGAATATGGCGCCACCACCGGCCGGCCGCGGCGTTGTGGCTGGTTTGACGCGGTGGCCGTGCGGCATTCGGCCTGGTTGAACGGCTTCACCAGCCTGGCCGTGACCAAGCTCGACGTGTTGGACGGCTTCTCCGAGATCAAAATCTGCGTGGGGTACCGGCTGAACGGCGAAGTCATTGAGCATGTGCCGGATACGCCGGTGCTGGAGCAGGTGACGCCGGTATACGAGACGTGGCCGGGCTGGCTGACATCCACCCGCGAGGCCCGGACGTGGGATGATCTGCCCGAGGCGGCGCAGGCTTACCTGAATCGCATCTCGGAGCTGGCGGGTGTCCCCATTCGGTACGTATCCGTGGGCCCTGAACGGGATCAATTAATCGTGTTGTAGAGGAGCAAATCGCCAGCTCGCCGACTCGCTGATTCGCTGACTCGCTTCTTCGTTGAATCGCCAGGAAACGCTCGATGAAAGAGGGACCAACGTTTTCTCACGAAGAGTACCTTTCGCCCTTCACGTGGCGGTACGGCTCGCCGGAGATGCGGAGGCTGTGGAGCGAGGCGCATAAGCGCCGGCTGTGGCGACGCATCTGGGTGGCGATGGCCGAGGCTCAGAGCGAGGCCGGGCTGGTGACCGCCGAGCAGGTGGCCGATCTGCGCGCCCATCAGGATGAGATCGACCTGGCGCGAGCGCATGAGATCGAGCGGGAGATCCGCCATGACCTGATGGCGGAAGTGCGCACCTACGCGGAGCGGTGCCCCGTCGGCGGCGGCATCATCCATCTGGGCGCCACCTCCATGGATGTGGAGGACAACGCGGACGCGCTGCGCATCCGGGAGGCGCTCGATCTGATCCTGGAGCGCCTGCGAGAGGTGACGTTGGCCTTCGCGGAGCAGGTCGAGCGGTGGGCGGACGTGCCCACCATGGCGTTCACACACCTCCAGCCGGCCGAGCCCACCACCATCGGCTATCGGCTGGCCCAGTATGCCCAGGACCTCTGGCATGACTGGCTGGCGCTGCGACAGGTTCGGGCGGAGGTACGCGGCAAGGGGTTCAAAGGGGCGGTGGGGACCGCCGCCTCGTACGCTCAGCTCTTCCAGGGCACGAACATGACCCCCGCCGAGTTCGAGCGGCGGGTCATGGCCGCGCTGAGGCTGGAGCCGGTGCCCATCGCCACGCAGACGTACCCGCGCAAACAGGAGTATCAGGTGCTCTCGGCGCTGGCTGGGCTGGGCCAGTCCCTGT contains:
- a CDS encoding adenylosuccinate lyase; amino-acid sequence: MKEGPTFSHEEYLSPFTWRYGSPEMRRLWSEAHKRRLWRRIWVAMAEAQSEAGLVTAEQVADLRAHQDEIDLARAHEIEREIRHDLMAEVRTYAERCPVGGGIIHLGATSMDVEDNADALRIREALDLILERLREVTLAFAEQVERWADVPTMAFTHLQPAEPTTIGYRLAQYAQDLWHDWLALRQVRAEVRGKGFKGAVGTAASYAQLFQGTNMTPAEFERRVMAALRLEPVPIATQTYPRKQEYQVLSALAGLGQSLYKFAFDLRVLQSPPIGEWAEPFGARQVGSSAMPFKRNPINAENMDSLARLLAALPRVAWDNAAHSLLERTLDDSANRRSILPEAFLIADELLRKAGRIIRGLRVDREAAARLLDAYGAFAATERLLMEAVKRGGDRQELHEVIREHSLAAWAAIRQGQANPLPDLLCSDSRITQYATPKEVRAWLDATDYVGDAPARAREFARMLREQLE